TGAGGCCACTCTCGGGGGGCCAGCCCTAGATCTTGAAGGCTAAGGTGAGGCCGTCGCCCAGAGGCAGAAGGCTGATGTGGACCCTGGCGTCCCTCAGGATGCGCTCGTTCAGGTTCCGCACACACTGGGCCTCGGTGTCCCGCGGTTGAGGCTGTAACACCTCTCCGCGCCACAGGAcctgcgggggggcggggcatcATGGAGGGACAGGGCCGAGGAGGAGGTGCCTAAGCAGGAGGCGGGGTGAGAGCTGGAGACAGGACCCCAGGGGGAGAAAGCACTGGGCGGGGCTTTGTGGCATGGGGGCGGGGCACAGGGAGGAGCCAAGGGAAAAGACGGAGACCCAGCCCAGGAAGGCTCTCCCCCTAGTCTATCCCTTACACTGAGGACGGCGAGGACTCCTCCAGGGCGCAGCAGCTGCAGGCACCGCTCATAGTAGGCGGCACAGTTCTCCTTGTCCGCGTCCACCACGGCCACGTCGAAGGTGCTAGCCTCGCCCGCGGCCAGGAGCtcgtcttggggggggggggggcgggggtaagATAGGTCTTGAGTCCGCAGCCCAGGTGGTCAGAAGCCCCTGCCCAGGCCTGCCCAGGTGCTGTGACCATTCAGGGACTCTGGTCTGGAGGGGCGCCCTGCCACCCAGCATGTGGCCGCATAGGTGAGGCCAGGAAGCAGAGGACTGTCACTGCCTCAACCCCGCCCAGCAGACCTGGTCACTAGCTCACGCCCAGTCGTCCCACTTAGAAAATGGTGCCAAGGCCCCTTCTACTCCGTTGCTCACCCAGGGTCTCCAGGGCGGGCTTCAACCGAAGGTCGATCTTGTGTTCCTCCTCAGCCTGCGGAAGGAGTGGGGTCACAGCCAGCAGGTCCCTTCTCCTAGGGCTGGGAGTGGTCAGGCTCCAAGGGCCTGACGAGGGCCTCAAATGTGCGGGACACTCACCTGCCTCCACAGGGGCCGCCCCAGCTCCGGAGGCTCTGGGTTCACCTCGCAGGTTATTACGCGCCCGGCCGGGGGCAGCGCCAAGGCCAACGCTAGGGCTGAGTAGCCTGTGAAAGTGCCTGTGGGCAGGGACATGGACAGGCTCAGGCCAGAATGGGGGACATCCTGGTGACTTAGGCTCCCAGTGGTCCCAGCCGTGCGCCCTACCCAGGTCCAGCGCCTTCTTCGCCTTGATGAGTCGTGCCAGGTTGGCCAGAAGCTGGGCCTGCTCACAGGTCATCATGGAATCTCCCTGCGGCTGCTCCAGGGTCAGCTGTGTCGcggtggtggaggggagagggtcgCACCACCACTGCCAGTCACCCAGCTCCGCCCCGTGTTCACACCCCCTCCAGGTGCGCGGCTGTGGGCGTGGCCTAGGGGGACTGGCCCTCAGGGAACGCCCACCGCGCCCCGCCTGCGGTGTCCCGGAAGCCCGGGGAGCTCCAAGGcccagcccaaggtcacacaagcaCGTGGGGCCCGCTGGGTCCGAAGTGGGCGCCTGTTCCCGCCCCTGGCCCTGCTGACCAGCCGTAGGCTCCGCAGCACCGGATGCTCCCGCATGGAGCGGCTCAGCAGATACTGCCAGAGGGGGCTGTCTTCAGGGGGCAGCAGGCGCTTCTCTCGCCGGGATCGCTCCGGATGGCACCGTCTCCCTGACGGGGAGGGGTCCTGGGTCAGGGTCTGGGACTCCGGGGCGCCAGGGCTGAGCTTCAGCCTCAGCCAGCCTCGCGGAGTCACGGGCTCCGCTCCCGCACCTGCCCCGCCTGCGGGGGCTCTGCGGGAGGTGCCGCAGGCCCCGCCTTACTCACCCAGGAAGAGGCCGGTGGCGAAGGCGGCGCCCAGCGCGGCGGAGCCCAGGACCAACGCGGCGGGCACAGAGAGCCGGGGTGCGGGCTGGATCATGGTGCGGCCAGGAGGGAGCAACGTCCAGGTCACTTGGCTTGGGCTTCTGCGCCCGCACTGGGACCCGCCTGCCTTCTAGTCTCCGCCTTGTCCCCGTACTGCCCGCAGAACTGCGGTCTCGAACGCCATCTGGCGGCCGCACAGCTTTACTGCAAGCCCCGCTAGAGCGAGCCGGGCGCCATCTGGTGGCTGCGCTTGGAACTGCGCCCGGGGAGGGGAGCAAGCCTGCATCTGGGGTCTGGGCTTTCGGTGCGGGTCCTCGAGGTCTACGGTCCTGGGTCAGGGAGGTAGAAATTTGATGCCCCTCCTGGGTGCTTCTTATTATcgctgctgcttctgctgggaCCCTGGGGCATatgtgggtgggtggctgggccGCTGGCGTAACAGGATAGTAATTTGCACGAAGTGATAGAAATTACAGGAGTTCCGAGAGGGACTGAGAGAATTAGGGGAGGCTTCCTGTGGGAGGTGAGTGAGGGTATCCGATTGAAGGACCCGGTTTGGGGACAAAAACCACAGGAGGGGAGGCTTGAGAGTCCAGAGGCAGGTCTTGTTGATGGGGCTCTGAGACAAGGTTCTTAGAAACCCGCCGTTGGGTGCCAGACAGACGTATGAGCTCTTGGGTCCCTCTTTCTCAGCCTGTTTATTTTGTGTGAAGTAGGAACCACGGTCTTACCGTAAACAGCACCAGATCCCAcaacctggcacacagtaggtgtccaGTAAATGGCAGCTGTGGAGACATGTGGAGGCAGGAGTGGAgacatttgggggagggggagtgattGGAGGGCAGGTGAGGTCCCCTTGCAGGGCTGTTCTTGTAAGGTCACTCTCCAGTGAGCATTGATGGAACACTTACTGTAACACAAAGTGGGGAAGGCGAAAGAAGCCAGTGGCTTGCATTCCTAGTGACGCTGCATTCAGAGACCACAGCACACACTAGAATGGGGAGCAGCTCTGCTTTCacaatttcctcttctgcaaaatggggttaTTCACAGTCGCCACCTCCCAggggatgaaaagagaaaatccacGTGAAGGATTTACACAGGGCCGGCACTTGGTGGGCTGTAACTTACATTTAAAAGGAGTCCAGGGCCAAAGGGCAGCGGGTCATCCGGCCGCTCAAggttacctcccccccccccccccccccgggctggGTGCTCCAACAGCCCATTTAGTACCCACTCTGGCCAGTCAGGAACTCCACCGgggggcttcccagaggaggctTAGCGGGTGCGAGGCCCCCGGACCCCGAGGCCCGGAGGCAGGTTTGTTGAGGTTTAGGGGGTGGTCCGTGAGATCGGCTAAGCCGAGGAAGATCGGAGCGAGCTGGAGAGACTTGGAGCACAGCCCTGACCCCAGCTGGGAGGCGGTACAGGAGGAGGGCTCAGTTCCGGGTCAAGTCTCCAGGAGCCGCTGACGTGACCTCCAGTCAGACGCAGAGGGCGGGACTGACCCCGGGCGCGGGGTGGAGCCTGCTGTCTGTGCCTGGGCTGGGCGGGGGTGCGGCTGGCTGGGAAGCACCTGCCCCTTTGCCTTCGAATCCTCTGCATCCTGGTTGGCCCCCAGTAAATATTTCTCTGACCAGACTCTGAGCCTCATCCCCAGGGTAAGGGCTGCTGGTCTCTCCTCTCCCAGGACTGAGCACACAGCAAATGATACATAAGTGCGGCCTGAGCAGTGTGCTGGAGCGGCACCCCGCTCCTTGCTGCTGCAGCTGCGGGTCTAGACAGTCAACACAGTAACCGTAGGGGCCTTCCACTGAGTACCAGGCCTTCTAAATGCAGCCTACCTGTGAAGCTGGCATACTATTCCCATTTTCCCGaggaggaaaccaaagctcagagaggtgccctcctcactgaCTCCATGCGCTGAGACCAGCAAGATCCAGACACCCAAGAAGTGCTTTCCTGGCAGCCATGCTGGGCTCTCTCACCAGGCCACCGGCCTGGGGGCCCTGGGCTCAGCTCTACCTTGTCTGGGAGTCCGGATTTGGGCAGGCCCCCAGCTCACAACCGAGCCTCCCTCCCCAAGCCTGGCTTCCGGCGGGAGCCccggagggggggggcggggagccggcagggaggggaggcatgTCACCATATATCCCCGTCAGattaaaaaactaatttgaaaagattaatgTATTCCATTCTTGTTACGCTGGCTCTGATACCTCTGGGCCCGCGGCCGCTCTGCCTCCTGATTATTGAATTTTTATGGCCTGGTAATTAATTGCAGATTCcctgttttgttctatttctttttctctgacattttaatttcaacaaaaagCAGTGGTCTCCATGCAGGCTCTCTCTGGAGATCCTAATGGTCTATAAAACAGAATGACTTATAGACGTGGCACCCACTTCAGTTGGCGAGCGATTGTTTGAAACCTTGCTGATCAcgcaaaatttaatttttccacctccctcccccgtTTGCTACTCATTTCTTGTCTCTTGCATTGCAGCACCGGGGCGTCTCAGCTCACAATGAAGGGAGCAAAGTGTCGCCTTGGAATCCTACAGAGCCTTTTCCAGGAGGCTGAAAACGAAGTCAGTGTTGCTTCTTTTCCTCAGAGGTGCCCCtgcggtggggaggagggagctgggcctCCCCAAAGGGCCATCTGGATGTGGGCAGCTGCTCCCAGGGCCATGAGGGGCTGAGCAGGGGGAACACCATTTCTACCTCTCTGGGTTGCCCTTTTGGTCCCATGCAGGTCAAATGCCCCACTAGGCACGCAGGAACTCTCAGGCTGGtaagggcagagaaagtgggtGCCTCTTCATGCCTTTAGGTCCATACCAGGAAGTGAGAATTGACCCCTGACAAATTCTTAGCCAAATCAGGGCCCTGGAAACAGCTTTCCACAACAATGGGTCTGGAAAAGGCCCCTGAATTTCTATCATGACACCCCCAGCTTCTACTTCTGAACTGCTGACATCACATGGGTTGGATCCTCTCTCCCAGGGGCTCCCCAGGACTGTGCagggcagggtaggggcagaaaagTAGGGTTGTGGAGTCAGGTCAGGCCTAAGCAATTGGAAGATGGAAGTGTTCAGGGGCTGCACAGGTAGGTGAGGGGAGGCAGTAGGGGGCAGTGCGGACTGGGGCACTGCAGAGCTCATGTCCCGTCCAAAGGCCTGGCAGCCACTTGGCTGCCTATGCCGCCATGTGGGAAGATGGATGCAGTGTGGCCAGAGCT
This genomic stretch from Prionailurus bengalensis isolate Pbe53 chromosome D2, Fcat_Pben_1.1_paternal_pri, whole genome shotgun sequence harbors:
- the COMTD1 gene encoding catechol O-methyltransferase domain-containing protein 1, whose product is MIQPAPRLSVPAALVLGSAALGAAFATGLFLGRRCHPERSRREKRLLPPEDSPLWQYLLSRSMREHPVLRSLRLLTLEQPQGDSMMTCEQAQLLANLARLIKAKKALDLGTFTGYSALALALALPPAGRVITCEVNPEPPELGRPLWRQAEEEHKIDLRLKPALETLDELLAAGEASTFDVAVVDADKENCAAYYERCLQLLRPGGVLAVLSVLWRGEVLQPQPRDTEAQCVRNLNERILRDARVHISLLPLGDGLTLAFKI